A window from Flavobacterium gyeonganense encodes these proteins:
- a CDS encoding LytR/AlgR family response regulator transcription factor, with protein sequence MMTFQKIKSVIVEDELAAREVLKNYLSKYCPQVEVVGEAQNIKEAVPLLHEIRPQLVFLDVEMPFGNAFDVLEACKDLQFETIFVTAFSEYSLKALNQSAAYYLLKPISIEELIVAVNKVHHQIMNHEIFNRNKIIVENFHESKPEKQQVILPTLEGFEVVKMEEIVRLRGNGNFTDLYLNNGNKKMVCRFLKHFSEILPLPFIRVHKSHIINMNYVKSYNKGGIITLNDGSEIEVSPTYKDDFLKNFK encoded by the coding sequence ATGATGACTTTTCAAAAAATAAAAAGCGTAATTGTAGAAGATGAACTCGCAGCGCGCGAAGTGCTCAAAAATTATCTGAGCAAATATTGTCCGCAGGTAGAAGTGGTTGGAGAAGCACAGAATATAAAGGAAGCGGTTCCGTTGTTACATGAAATTCGGCCACAATTGGTTTTTCTGGATGTCGAAATGCCTTTCGGAAATGCTTTTGATGTTCTGGAAGCCTGTAAAGATTTGCAATTCGAAACCATATTTGTAACAGCTTTTTCTGAATATTCTTTAAAAGCTTTAAATCAAAGTGCCGCTTATTATTTACTAAAGCCTATTTCTATCGAAGAATTGATTGTAGCAGTAAACAAAGTTCATCATCAAATTATGAATCATGAAATCTTTAACCGGAATAAAATTATTGTCGAGAATTTCCACGAATCTAAACCTGAAAAACAACAGGTTATTCTGCCCACTCTGGAAGGATTTGAAGTCGTAAAAATGGAAGAAATCGTTCGCCTGCGTGGAAACGGGAATTTCACTGATTTGTATTTGAATAACGGAAACAAAAAAATGGTCTGCCGGTTTTTAAAACACTTTTCAGAAATTTTGCCTTTGCCTTTTATACGCGTTCACAAATCGCATATCATCAATATGAATTATGTAAAATCGTATAATAAAGGCGGTATTATTACCCTTAACGACGGTTCTGAAATTGAAGTCTCGCCAACTTATAAAGATGATTTTTTGAAGAATTTTAAGTAA
- a CDS encoding transglycosylase domain-containing protein: MRFPKQKIVKALKILLVVFILLCIGLYSFRNSLLKQVIAKVTHKMVVDYNSDFSIKEASFDGLSGVKFTDIVLVPKNADTLFNIKKVETTISLSNLLIGDVQLGTLKINDGYIQLVKKGKIRNFDAFLKKNDTEETSDEKRKYADVAYRIITKLLNLVPTDMKLENLVFKIDDNGKKATIAINKLVLDNKQLTTNLHVQSKNFDQRWNIKGFADPRNKKADIRFFNLDTGAIRVPYLDESYNLKASFDSIRLNVANIDKDGSELHIDGYTSIANLKINHPKIANKDVVIKNARFDYRFLLGSDFISIDSTSIMQLNKIKVKPYVSYNTESDTVYTLKVDIPKMKAQDFIVSLPDGLFTHFQGMEATGNFDYKLNFKFNKNKPNTLVFDSKLNKENLRITKYGEANLNKLNGEFVYRAIIQNVLQRPVLVGTANPNYTPLDQISPYLQKCVLTTEDPSFFSHRGFINEAFKQSILKNIRTKKFSRGASTISMQLIKNVFLTREKTLSRKLEEILLVYILENNRIVSKERMLEVYFNIIEWGPNVYGIGEASQFYFQKSPSELSVDECLYLATIIPKPRKFMYQFNDQGNLKDYALQNQKFLKNLMFRRGLLIPEDTLGQLPVYISGNARSLIRIKVPDSTAVPVDSLSINDEFDL, encoded by the coding sequence ATGCGATTTCCAAAACAAAAAATAGTCAAAGCTCTTAAAATACTTCTGGTAGTGTTTATTTTGCTTTGTATCGGATTATACTCTTTTCGTAATTCGCTTTTAAAACAAGTTATTGCAAAGGTAACGCACAAAATGGTGGTTGATTACAATAGTGATTTTTCAATAAAGGAAGCTTCTTTTGATGGTTTGTCGGGAGTTAAATTTACTGATATTGTTTTAGTTCCAAAAAATGCTGACACTCTTTTCAATATTAAAAAAGTAGAAACTACTATCAGCCTCAGTAATTTGCTAATTGGTGATGTACAGTTAGGAACTTTAAAAATCAATGATGGTTACATTCAATTGGTTAAAAAAGGGAAAATAAGAAATTTTGATGCCTTTTTGAAAAAAAATGATACAGAAGAAACATCAGATGAAAAACGTAAATACGCTGATGTTGCTTATCGCATTATTACAAAATTACTGAATCTGGTTCCAACCGATATGAAACTGGAAAATCTTGTTTTTAAAATTGATGATAATGGAAAAAAAGCCACGATTGCTATCAATAAATTGGTTTTAGACAATAAACAGCTCACAACGAATTTACATGTTCAAAGCAAAAATTTTGACCAGCGATGGAATATAAAAGGTTTTGCAGACCCGAGAAATAAAAAGGCTGATATTCGTTTTTTTAATCTGGATACAGGAGCCATCAGGGTTCCTTATTTAGATGAAAGTTACAACTTAAAAGCAAGTTTTGATTCGATACGCTTAAATGTGGCAAATATTGATAAAGACGGTAGTGAATTGCATATTGACGGTTACACTTCTATTGCCAATTTGAAAATTAATCATCCAAAAATTGCCAATAAAGACGTTGTTATCAAAAATGCACGATTTGACTATCGCTTTTTATTAGGATCTGATTTTATTTCGATTGACAGCACATCAATAATGCAGCTGAACAAAATAAAAGTGAAACCGTATGTTTCGTATAATACAGAATCGGATACGGTTTATACTTTAAAAGTTGATATTCCAAAAATGAAAGCTCAGGATTTTATCGTATCCTTACCTGATGGATTGTTTACGCATTTTCAGGGAATGGAAGCGACCGGAAACTTCGATTATAAACTGAATTTTAAATTCAATAAAAACAAACCAAATACTTTAGTTTTTGATAGTAAACTCAATAAAGAAAATCTGAGGATTACCAAATACGGAGAAGCAAACCTGAACAAACTAAATGGAGAATTTGTGTATCGTGCGATTATTCAGAATGTGTTGCAGCGTCCTGTTTTAGTAGGGACTGCAAATCCGAATTATACGCCTTTGGATCAGATTTCGCCTTATTTGCAAAAATGTGTTTTGACTACCGAAGACCCGTCTTTCTTTTCGCATCGCGGATTCATCAATGAAGCTTTCAAACAATCGATTCTTAAGAATATTAGAACGAAAAAATTCTCGCGCGGCGCCAGTACCATTAGCATGCAATTGATCAAAAATGTTTTCCTAACCCGGGAAAAGACACTTTCGCGAAAGCTGGAAGAAATTTTATTGGTTTATATTTTAGAAAATAACCGAATTGTAAGCAAGGAAAGAATGCTGGAAGTGTATTTCAACATTATCGAATGGGGTCCAAATGTTTACGGAATTGGAGAAGCGAGTCAGTTTTATTTTCAGAAAAGTCCTTCTGAATTAAGTGTTGATGAATGTCTGTATCTGGCTACGATCATTCCGAAGCCGCGAAAATTCATGTATCAGTTTAACGATCAGGGAAATCTGAAAGACTACGCATTGCAAAATCAAAAATTCTTAAAGAACTTAATGTTTCGCCGCGGTCTTTTAATTCCGGAAGATACGCTTGGGCAATTGCCTGTTTATATTTCGGGGAATGCACGTTCTTTAATTCGAATCAAGGTTCCGGATTCAACTGCAGTTCCGGTTGATTCTTTGTCGATAAATGATGAGTTTGATTTATAG
- the radA gene encoding DNA repair protein RadA has product MSKVKTSFFCQNCGTQYAKWQGQCNACKEWNTIAEEIIQKQEKVAWKSEPTPTGKAPRPLKINEIDSAQEIRMDTTDGELNRVLGGGIVPGSLTLLGGEPGIGKSTLLLQISLKLPYKTLYVSGEESQKQIKMRAERITPDSDNCYILTETKTQNIFKQIEAIQPEIVIIDSIQTLHTDYIESTAGSISQIRETTAELIKFAKETNIPVILIGHITKDGNIAGPKILEHMVDTVLQFEGDRNHVYRILRSLKNRFGSTAELGIYEMLGSGLREVSNPSEILISHKDEEMSGTAIATTMEGMRPLMIEIQSLVSTAVYGTPQRSTTGYNAKRLNMILAVLEKRAGFRLGAKDVFLNVTGGISVDDPAIDLAVVAAILSSNEDIPVTKGFCFAGEVGLSGEIRPVNRVDQRIQEAEKLGFNTIFVSRYNKIALKNTGIKIELVAKIEDVASILFG; this is encoded by the coding sequence ATGTCTAAAGTTAAAACTTCCTTCTTTTGCCAAAACTGTGGTACACAATATGCGAAATGGCAGGGGCAGTGCAACGCCTGTAAAGAATGGAATACTATTGCCGAAGAAATTATTCAGAAGCAGGAAAAAGTAGCCTGGAAAAGTGAACCAACCCCAACAGGAAAAGCACCGCGTCCATTAAAAATTAATGAAATCGATTCGGCTCAGGAAATCCGAATGGATACTACTGACGGTGAACTGAACCGTGTTTTGGGTGGCGGAATCGTTCCCGGATCTCTAACGCTTTTGGGGGGAGAACCGGGAATTGGTAAAAGTACCCTTTTGCTCCAGATTTCATTAAAATTACCTTACAAAACTTTATATGTTTCCGGAGAAGAAAGTCAGAAACAAATAAAGATGCGTGCCGAACGAATCACACCGGACAGCGATAATTGTTATATCCTCACGGAAACTAAAACACAAAATATTTTCAAACAAATTGAAGCAATTCAGCCTGAAATTGTCATTATTGACTCTATTCAAACTCTTCATACTGATTATATTGAATCTACGGCAGGAAGTATTTCTCAAATCAGGGAAACTACTGCCGAATTAATCAAATTTGCAAAAGAAACCAATATTCCGGTGATCTTGATCGGGCATATTACCAAAGACGGAAACATTGCCGGACCAAAAATCCTGGAACATATGGTGGATACCGTTTTACAATTTGAAGGCGATCGAAACCATGTGTACCGAATTTTACGATCGCTGAAAAACCGTTTTGGATCAACTGCTGAATTGGGCATTTACGAAATGCTGGGAAGCGGTTTACGAGAAGTAAGCAATCCATCGGAAATTTTGATTTCGCATAAAGATGAAGAAATGTCCGGAACTGCAATTGCTACAACTATGGAGGGTATGCGTCCGTTGATGATTGAAATACAATCGCTTGTTAGCACAGCTGTTTACGGAACGCCACAACGAAGCACAACGGGTTATAATGCTAAAAGGCTTAATATGATTTTGGCTGTTCTTGAAAAAAGAGCCGGTTTTAGATTAGGCGCAAAAGACGTTTTCCTGAATGTGACGGGTGGAATTTCTGTTGATGATCCGGCAATTGATTTGGCTGTTGTGGCTGCCATTTTATCCTCTAATGAAGATATTCCGGTAACAAAAGGGTTTTGTTTTGCCGGTGAAGTAGGTCTTTCCGGTGAAATTCGACCTGTTAACCGTGTAGATCAGCGGATTCAGGAAGCTGAAAAATTAGGTTTCAATACTATCTTTGTATCCAGATATAATAAAATTGCCCTGAAAAATACAGGTATTAAAATTGAACTTGTAGCTAAAATTGAAGATGTGGCAAGTATTCTGTTTGGTTAA
- a CDS encoding alpha/beta hydrolase, with amino-acid sequence MKKVYLFFALLLSVSVFSQKKFDTVKSEKLGADRRITIGLPASYETSPSKKYPVLYLLDGDYLFDAFSGALSYGVYWDDLPEMIIIGIHQNHDGERHDDSTIDQNQGVPFEKGAEFFEFIGAELVPYIEKQYRTAPFRIIAGHDITASFTNFFLYKEIPLFNGYICLSPELAPKMEVRIPEKFAKVKEPFFYYLSAADGDITKIKEPIEKLAGNIKIANNPLVNFKYDVFKNSTHYSEVLYSIPNALYHIFEVYKPINSVEFKDKIAVLQSGYANYLENKYNTMSEVLGVDIPVRINDFKVVENLILKRNAYDELEKMAEIANVDYPLAMLGEYELGLMYEKRGDPKRASKRYQNASQMQPIGELTKDMMYEKIDEMNTLAKKSK; translated from the coding sequence ATGAAAAAAGTTTATTTGTTTTTTGCTTTATTACTCTCTGTATCAGTTTTTTCACAAAAGAAATTCGATACCGTTAAATCTGAAAAACTAGGTGCTGACAGAAGAATAACTATTGGGCTTCCTGCTTCTTATGAAACAAGTCCCTCTAAGAAATACCCTGTTTTGTATTTACTGGATGGAGATTATCTGTTTGATGCTTTTTCAGGAGCTCTAAGCTATGGTGTTTACTGGGATGATTTACCTGAAATGATTATTATCGGAATTCACCAAAATCACGACGGAGAACGCCATGATGATTCTACAATCGATCAAAATCAGGGTGTTCCGTTTGAAAAAGGTGCAGAATTTTTTGAATTCATCGGAGCTGAATTAGTTCCTTATATTGAAAAACAATATCGTACCGCTCCTTTCAGGATTATTGCAGGACATGATATAACAGCCAGTTTTACAAATTTCTTTTTATATAAAGAAATTCCCCTTTTTAATGGCTATATATGTTTAAGTCCTGAGCTTGCACCAAAAATGGAAGTACGTATACCTGAGAAATTTGCGAAGGTAAAAGAACCATTTTTTTATTATTTATCAGCCGCTGACGGAGATATTACTAAAATAAAAGAACCAATAGAAAAGTTAGCCGGCAATATTAAAATTGCTAATAATCCTTTGGTCAACTTTAAATATGATGTGTTTAAAAATTCGACTCATTATTCAGAAGTTTTATATTCTATTCCAAATGCTTTGTATCATATTTTTGAGGTTTACAAACCTATTAATTCGGTTGAGTTTAAAGATAAGATCGCTGTACTCCAATCTGGATATGCTAATTATTTAGAAAATAAATACAATACAATGTCAGAAGTTTTGGGAGTCGATATTCCTGTTAGAATAAATGATTTTAAAGTTGTTGAAAATCTTATTTTGAAAAGAAATGCCTACGATGAGTTAGAGAAAATGGCAGAAATTGCAAATGTTGATTATCCTTTGGCAATGTTGGGAGAGTATGAATTAGGTTTGATGTATGAAAAAAGAGGCGATCCGAAAAGAGCATCAAAAAGATATCAAAACGCTTCACAAATGCAGCCAATTGGAGAGTTGACAAAAGATATGATGTATGAGAAAATTGATGAAATGAATACGCTTGCCAAAAAATCAAAATAA
- the panD gene encoding aspartate 1-decarboxylase, producing MQIQVIKSKIHRVKVTGADLNYIGSITIDETLLEASNIIEGEKVSIVNINNGERFETYAIKGERNSGEITLNGPAARKVQKDDIIIIISYATLEFEEAKTFKPWIVFPNENDNSLT from the coding sequence ATGCAAATTCAAGTTATAAAATCAAAAATTCATCGTGTTAAAGTAACTGGGGCTGATTTAAATTATATCGGCAGTATTACTATCGATGAAACTTTATTGGAAGCCTCAAATATTATTGAAGGCGAAAAAGTATCTATTGTTAATATTAATAATGGAGAACGTTTTGAAACTTACGCTATAAAGGGTGAGAGAAATTCAGGAGAAATTACGCTGAATGGACCTGCAGCCAGAAAAGTTCAAAAAGATGATATTATCATTATTATATCCTATGCAACCCTGGAATTTGAAGAAGCTAAAACCTTCAAACCATGGATTGTTTTTCCTAATGAAAATGATAATTCACTAACTTAA
- the panC gene encoding pantoate--beta-alanine ligase: MFALNFNNTAMHIFYGKVALIAYLKTIKTANSTVGFVPTMGALHQGHLALMQRSLKENDDTVVSIFVNPTQFNNPDDLEKYPRTLEEDVRKMRGLSDKIILYAPSVDDIYEGNTISQSFDFDGLENQMEGKFRPGHFNGVGTIVKRLFEIVSPTNAYFGEKDFQQLQIVKKLVEKNNLPVKIVGCPIFREENQLAMSSRNERLTSDERKEAAIIYKTLTEAKEVFSTKSPEETIEFVENSFKENERFDLEYFVIADESTLLPIEHKINDKKYRAFIAVFVNSIRLIDTISLN; this comes from the coding sequence ATGTTTGCACTAAATTTTAATAATACCGCCATGCATATTTTCTACGGTAAAGTAGCGCTGATAGCCTATTTGAAAACTATCAAAACAGCAAATTCAACTGTAGGATTTGTGCCAACAATGGGTGCTTTACACCAAGGTCATCTGGCTTTGATGCAACGCTCACTTAAAGAAAATGATGATACTGTTGTGAGTATTTTTGTAAATCCTACACAATTTAATAATCCTGATGATCTTGAAAAATATCCTCGAACACTTGAAGAAGATGTAAGGAAAATGAGGGGTTTAAGTGATAAAATAATTTTGTATGCTCCTTCTGTAGATGATATTTACGAAGGAAATACAATATCACAATCATTTGATTTTGATGGATTAGAAAATCAGATGGAAGGGAAGTTCAGGCCTGGACATTTTAACGGTGTTGGAACTATCGTTAAGCGATTGTTTGAAATTGTTTCACCTACAAATGCGTATTTTGGGGAGAAAGATTTTCAGCAATTGCAGATTGTGAAAAAACTGGTTGAAAAAAACAATTTGCCGGTTAAAATAGTAGGTTGTCCTATTTTTAGGGAAGAAAACCAATTGGCAATGAGTTCGCGAAACGAACGTTTAACTTCTGATGAACGAAAAGAAGCAGCCATTATTTATAAAACCCTGACCGAAGCTAAAGAAGTATTCAGTACTAAAAGTCCTGAGGAAACTATAGAATTTGTAGAAAACTCCTTTAAGGAGAATGAAAGATTTGACCTCGAATATTTTGTAATTGCTGACGAATCGACATTGTTACCAATAGAACATAAAATTAATGATAAAAAATACCGTGCATTTATAGCGGTATTTGTTAATTCTATAAGGCTAATTGATACCATTTCATTAAATTAA
- a CDS encoding glycogen/starch synthase, giving the protein MKEKRILYVSSEVVPYLAENEVSLMSYDVPKMINDQGGQIRIFMPRYGNINERRHQLHEVIRLSGMNLVVNDLDMPLIIKVASIPKERIQVYFIDNDEYFKRKATFADEEGVLYPDNDERAIFFAKGVVETVKKLNWVPDIIHVHGWLAAMLPIYMKHYYKNEALFSETKIVTSVYGQSFDENLDLEMINKVKFDGVPHENIADLETPNYENILKASILHSDAVIIASENVSPSLTKFIESSGKPFLPFTTKDAFAEAYTNFYKTMGL; this is encoded by the coding sequence ATGAAAGAGAAGAGGATATTATATGTATCATCTGAAGTCGTGCCTTATTTGGCTGAAAATGAGGTTTCATTAATGTCTTACGATGTGCCTAAAATGATAAACGATCAGGGCGGTCAGATAAGAATTTTCATGCCTAGATATGGAAACATTAATGAAAGAAGACATCAATTACACGAAGTAATCAGGCTTTCAGGGATGAATTTGGTAGTGAACGACTTAGATATGCCATTGATTATCAAAGTAGCATCTATTCCGAAAGAAAGAATACAGGTTTACTTTATAGATAATGATGAATATTTCAAAAGAAAAGCAACTTTTGCTGATGAAGAAGGTGTTTTATATCCTGACAATGATGAAAGAGCCATCTTTTTTGCAAAGGGTGTAGTTGAAACTGTAAAAAAACTGAATTGGGTTCCGGATATAATTCACGTTCATGGATGGCTTGCTGCTATGCTGCCAATTTACATGAAACATTACTATAAAAACGAAGCTTTATTTTCTGAAACCAAGATTGTGACCTCTGTTTATGGCCAGTCTTTTGATGAAAACCTGGATTTGGAAATGATCAATAAAGTAAAATTTGATGGTGTACCTCATGAGAATATTGCTGATTTAGAAACCCCTAACTACGAAAACATTCTGAAAGCAAGCATTTTACATTCTGATGCCGTAATAATAGCTTCAGAAAACGTGTCGCCAAGTTTAACAAAATTTATAGAATCTTCAGGAAAACCTTTTTTACCTTTCACCACGAAAGATGCATTCGCAGAAGCGTATACAAATTTCTATAAAACTATGGGGCTTTAA
- a CDS encoding DUF4270 domain-containing protein, whose protein sequence is MYNTSFFKKILLIATVTVFYSCDKDFNTVGEDLIGNNDNFDLEAQHYTVTAYNKKVTPVASNNLPINALGIYENPVFGTTTASFNTQVNLASYAPTLGFGAVIDSVTLNIPYFIDATKTTTSTAGKRTYVLDSIYGPETGIFKLSVYESGILLNNYNANNYDISQFYNTDRNGDFQTQATTNPNVFGLRLNNSTNTAENDQFFFSSKPIIEKIAATTTTAESSKIIDPEMRLHLDKDFFKAKIFDAPASKLASPDVFKNYFKGLYFKVEKSGTSAGRMAMMNFNKGKITVFYKAKTAEKDTEAVAKTFVINLTGDSNTNVNTVSLLEESNPVSDYTTATADDVTPDEKLYLKGGQGSMVVIELFDKTDLVHYVNGEPVTGSNGVSDELDEIRNNVTYKKWLANEANLVFTIDSQKMASLIGNDPETIATEPGRIYLYDLTNNTVLADYTADRTPSVNGDPKKNRTIFNGMINLDPTSKRGTTYKIRITNHIRNLIKNADVANVKLGLAVTESIDITSSSKLDKTKVLPKLNDESFLTEIPTASVMSPLGTVLFGSNILESDEANYAKRVKLQIYYTKLKPN, encoded by the coding sequence ATGTACAATACTTCTTTTTTTAAGAAAATTCTTTTAATAGCAACAGTTACTGTGTTTTATTCCTGCGATAAAGATTTCAATACAGTTGGCGAAGACTTAATTGGGAACAATGATAATTTTGATTTGGAAGCACAACATTACACTGTTACCGCTTATAATAAAAAAGTCACTCCTGTTGCCTCTAATAATTTGCCAATAAACGCATTGGGAATTTATGAGAATCCTGTTTTTGGCACAACTACAGCAAGTTTTAACACTCAGGTTAACTTAGCCTCTTATGCCCCTACATTGGGATTTGGAGCAGTTATTGACAGTGTAACATTAAATATTCCTTACTTTATAGATGCAACTAAAACTACAACAAGTACAGCAGGCAAAAGAACTTATGTATTAGATTCTATTTATGGGCCTGAAACCGGAATATTTAAATTAAGCGTTTACGAATCAGGCATTCTACTAAACAACTATAATGCTAATAATTATGATATTAGTCAATTTTACAATACTGATAGAAACGGTGACTTTCAAACACAGGCTACAACTAACCCTAATGTATTTGGATTAAGATTAAATAACTCAACCAATACAGCGGAAAATGATCAATTCTTTTTTAGTTCTAAACCGATAATAGAAAAAATTGCAGCAACTACCACTACCGCAGAATCCTCTAAAATAATCGACCCTGAAATGCGTTTGCATTTGGATAAGGATTTTTTCAAAGCCAAAATATTTGATGCGCCAGCAAGCAAATTAGCCTCCCCCGATGTATTTAAAAACTACTTTAAAGGATTATATTTTAAAGTTGAAAAATCAGGAACTTCTGCAGGCAGAATGGCTATGATGAATTTCAATAAAGGAAAAATAACAGTTTTTTATAAAGCTAAAACAGCTGAGAAAGATACTGAGGCTGTAGCAAAAACTTTTGTTATTAATTTAACCGGAGACAGCAACACTAACGTAAATACTGTCAGCCTTTTAGAAGAAAGCAATCCTGTTTCTGATTATACAACTGCTACCGCAGATGATGTTACCCCAGACGAAAAGCTGTATTTAAAAGGAGGTCAGGGATCAATGGTCGTAATTGAGCTTTTTGATAAAACCGATTTAGTACATTATGTAAATGGAGAACCTGTAACAGGATCCAATGGTGTATCTGATGAATTAGACGAGATTAGAAACAATGTTACTTATAAAAAATGGCTTGCAAATGAAGCTAATTTAGTTTTTACTATTGATTCACAAAAAATGGCAAGTCTAATTGGAAATGACCCAGAAACAATTGCAACCGAACCGGGCAGAATTTATTTATATGATTTAACAAATAATACTGTACTAGCTGATTATACTGCAGATCGTACTCCATCTGTTAATGGCGATCCTAAAAAAAATAGAACTATTTTCAATGGTATGATTAATTTAGATCCAACAAGCAAGAGAGGAACTACTTACAAGATAAGGATTACAAATCACATTCGGAATCTTATTAAGAATGCTGATGTTGCAAATGTAAAATTAGGCTTAGCTGTCACTGAAAGCATCGATATAACGTCTTCATCAAAACTGGATAAAACTAAAGTATTACCTAAACTTAACGATGAAAGCTTTTTAACTGAAATACCAACAGCATCAGTGATGAGCCCATTAGGAACAGTATTATTTGGAAGCAATATCCTCGAAAGCGATGAGGCTAATTATGCTAAAAGAGTAAAACTTCAAATTTACTACACTAAACTGAAACCAAATTAA